One genomic window of Falco cherrug isolate bFalChe1 chromosome 20, bFalChe1.pri, whole genome shotgun sequence includes the following:
- the LRRC3C gene encoding leucine-rich repeat-containing protein 3C, with protein sequence MPAAQRVLLRSVTMWLLLLSLLLLASCLRSAAAFPKGCYPSEEEGLKTFRCSNAQLTEVPRDIPNDTNKLYLDSNRIPFLPRDAFRDLPLLLELDLSHNAIAGVESGAFRGLAEHLHSLDLSSNRLVSVSKDAFSNLKAKVNLSDNPWLCDCRLQELIRTVDLVAGSSGGIVCDSSTQEEHVGKAFLQVIADTDFCNVYKKTTDIAMLVTMFGWFAMVISYLVYYVRQNQEDARRHLEYLKSLPSKQRRSEESSTISTVV encoded by the coding sequence ATGCCTGCGGCACAGCGGGTCCTCCTCCGCTCGGTGACCAtgtggctgctcctgctgagccTCCTCCTTCTGGCCTCCTGCCTCCGCTCGGCCGCCGCGTTCCCCAAGGGCTGCTACCCCTCAGAAGAGGAGGGGCTGAAGACCTTTCGCTGCAGCAATGCTCAGCTGACCGAGGTCCCCAGAGACATTCCCAATGACACCAACAAGCTCTACCTGGACTCCAACCGAATCCCCTTCCTGCCCCGCGACGCCTTCCGGGACCTGCCActcctgctggagctggatcTGTCCCACAACGCCATCGCCGGTGTCGAGAGCGGGGCTTTCCGGGGCCTGGCAGAGCACCTGCACTCTCTGGACTTGTCTTCCAACAGGCTGGTGTCGGTCAGCAAAGATGCCTTTAGCAACCTGAAGGCCAAGGTCAACCTTTCCGACAACCCCTGGCTGTGTGACTgtcggctgcaggagctgatcCGCACGGTGGACCTGGTGGCCGGCTCCTCGGGTGGCATCGTGTGCGACTCCTCCACGCAGGAGGAGCATGTCGGCAAAGCCTTCCTGCAGGTCATCGCCGACACGGACTTCTGCAACGTGTACAAAAAGACCACGGACATCGCCATGCTGGTCACCATGTTCGGCTGGTTCGCCATGGTGATCTCCTACTTGGTCTACTACGTACGGCAGAACCAGGAGGATGCCCGGCGGCACCTGGAGTATCTCAAGTCTCTGCCCAGCAAGCAGCGGAGGTCGGAGGAGTCGTCCACCATCAGCACCGTGGTGTGA